The following are encoded together in the Bactrocera neohumeralis isolate Rockhampton chromosome 6, APGP_CSIRO_Bneo_wtdbg2-racon-allhic-juicebox.fasta_v2, whole genome shotgun sequence genome:
- the LOC126762802 gene encoding nucleoplasmin-like protein ANO39 has translation MRAFVIFALLGLILAVTAAPTPGAEAVAAPVVDEQSVKSAESGESGEDAADDDSAEDEYYDDETPSESDEEDSDEDSEEGDVENVDEPEDEESSEEDEGSDESSEETGANAALK, from the coding sequence atgcgcgCTTTCGTTATTTTCGCACTTCTCGGTTTAATCTTGGCTGTGACTGCCGCACCAACTCCAGGTGCAGAGGCAGTAGCAGCACCTGTGGTCGACGAGCAAAGTGTTAAGAGCGCTGAGAGCGGTGAGAGTGGTGAGGATGCAGCGGACGATGATAGTGCAGAAGATGAATACTACGATGACGAAACACCTTCTGAAAGTGACGAAGAAGACAGTGATGAAGATAGCGAAGAAGGTGACGTAGAAAACGTAGACGAGCCGGAAGACGAAGAAAGCAGTGAAGAGGATGAGGGATCCGATGAATCTTCTGAAGAAACTGGTGCCAATGCTGCTCTAAAATAA